A section of the Terriglobia bacterium genome encodes:
- a CDS encoding DUF971 domain-containing protein, with the protein MPMPALPPAEPKSVTVNLTTGTGMEIEWKDGHRSSYTFQYLRDACPCAMCNEERDKTGREPGESARPAPGALPMFKAAAKPVDVERMGKYAIRFFWNDKHEHGIYSWDYFRHICPCAECRAVRAASHEPTAKVQ; encoded by the coding sequence ATGCCCATGCCTGCGCTGCCTCCGGCCGAGCCGAAGTCCGTGACCGTGAATTTGACCACCGGCACGGGCATGGAGATCGAGTGGAAGGACGGACACCGCAGCAGCTACACCTTCCAGTATCTGCGCGACGCCTGTCCCTGCGCCATGTGCAACGAGGAGCGCGACAAGACCGGGCGTGAGCCAGGCGAGTCCGCAAGACCGGCTCCCGGCGCGCTGCCCATGTTCAAGGCGGCGGCCAAACCGGTGGATGTGGAACGCATGGGCAAGTACGCGATCCGCTTCTTCTGGAATGACAAGCACGAGCACGGAATCTACTCCTGGGATTATTTCCGCCATATCTGCCCGTGCGCCGAATGCAGGGCCGTCCGCGCGGCCAGCCACGAGCCCACGGCGAAGGTCCAGTAG
- a CDS encoding 3-deoxy-D-manno-octulosonic acid transferase — translation MHLLYSAGLSLALFLTLPYWLVKMLTMAKYRAGLAERLGRVPERILRKPAEGCIWVHAVSVGEVLAIGSLVAELTARHLERRVLISTTTLAGQKLARDRYGEENVFFFPLDFGFAVRAYLGALRPSLIVLAETEFWPNFLRLAKARGARLAVVNARISDRSYPRYVRLRFAWKKLLRNVDVFLTQSDLDAQRLAEIGAPEDRVHVSGNLKFEAQESAAKPVVETLRQAFARAAVTEVLVCGSTVEGEEQLVLEAFRSALKSHPRAALVLAPRHPERFDAVANLLMGSSLNFVRRSRMMGDESFAGSVVLLDTIGELAGVYALATVAFVGGSLVPRGGHNILEPAQHGVPILVGPHTENFRDILNIFRRADAVLVATPESFAVELTRLLDDQGLRAGLGRRAAEVFRSQSGATRRTMEALEQLLPETEMSAR, via the coding sequence ATGCACCTTCTCTACAGCGCAGGCCTGTCGTTGGCCCTGTTCCTGACGCTGCCCTATTGGCTCGTGAAGATGCTCACCATGGCCAAGTACCGGGCGGGGCTGGCGGAGCGCCTGGGGCGCGTGCCAGAGCGCATCTTGCGCAAACCGGCAGAGGGTTGCATATGGGTGCACGCGGTGTCTGTGGGCGAGGTGCTCGCGATTGGCAGCCTGGTCGCGGAACTGACGGCGCGTCACCTCGAACGCCGTGTCCTGATCTCGACGACAACCCTCGCGGGACAAAAACTCGCCCGCGACCGGTATGGCGAGGAGAACGTTTTTTTCTTTCCGCTGGACTTCGGGTTTGCCGTGCGCGCCTACCTGGGGGCGTTACGGCCGTCGCTGATCGTGCTGGCCGAAACCGAGTTCTGGCCGAACTTCCTGCGCCTGGCGAAAGCAAGGGGGGCGCGCTTGGCCGTGGTGAACGCGCGCATCTCCGACCGCTCGTATCCGAGGTACGTGCGTCTGCGCTTCGCGTGGAAGAAGCTGCTGCGCAATGTGGACGTCTTTCTCACGCAGAGCGACCTGGACGCACAGCGGCTGGCCGAGATCGGCGCGCCGGAAGACCGCGTGCACGTCTCGGGGAACTTGAAATTCGAGGCACAGGAGTCCGCTGCAAAGCCGGTCGTCGAGACCTTGCGGCAGGCATTCGCCCGAGCGGCGGTGACGGAGGTCCTGGTGTGCGGCAGCACCGTCGAGGGCGAAGAACAACTGGTGCTGGAGGCATTCCGTTCCGCGCTCAAGTCGCACCCGCGCGCGGCGCTAGTGCTCGCGCCGCGGCATCCGGAGCGCTTTGACGCGGTCGCGAACCTTCTGATGGGCAGCAGCCTGAACTTCGTCCGCCGCTCCCGAATGATGGGCGACGAATCGTTCGCTGGTTCGGTCGTGTTGCTCGACACCATTGGCGAACTCGCCGGCGTCTATGCGCTGGCCACCGTGGCCTTCGTCGGCGGAAGCCTGGTGCCACGCGGAGGTCACAACATCCTGGAACCGGCGCAGCATGGCGTGCCGATCCTGGTGGGGCCTCATACCGAGAACTTCCGCGACATTCTCAACATCTTTCGCCGCGCCGACGCAGTGCTGGTGGCGACGCCGGAATCATTTGCCGTAGAACTGACGCGCCTGCTCGACGACCAGGGGCTGCGCGCAGGTCTTGGACGGCGTGCGGCGGAGGTCTTCCGCTCGCAGTCCGGCGCGACGCGACGCACCATGGAGGCGCTGGAACAGCTCCTACCGGAGACGGAAATGAGCGCCCGATGA